In Pseudoalteromonas piratica, the following proteins share a genomic window:
- the sctN gene encoding type III secretion system ATPase SctN yields the protein MSEFSNTLTELINEQKDANAKRMAQMNANLSVARPLRVRGWVSQVSGTIIRAVVPGVKIGELCRLVDPENNSFVLAEVVGFDEHQALLTPMGDMMGISNSTEVIPTGKPHQIRVGEHLLGEVVDGLGQPMNKDEHADSEKGALISVYADAPNAMTRNTIEKPLSLGVKAIDGVLSCGEGQRLGIFAAAGGGKSTLLAMLIRNADVDITVLALIGERGREVREFIERDLGEEGRKKAVLVVATSDRPAMERAKAALVATSIAEHFRDQGKKVLLLMDSVTRYARALREIGLAAGEPPTRRGYPPSVFAALPQLMERAGQSNTSSITALYTVLVEGDDMTEPVADETRSILDGHIVLSRELAAAAHYPAIDVLQSASRVMNHFVSSGHKQAALSLRNALAKYKEVELLIRIGEYQKGQDQETDKAVEVIDRVKAFLQQGTEENIPFDKSAEMLQALFK from the coding sequence GTGTCAGAATTCAGTAATACCCTAACCGAGTTAATTAACGAGCAAAAAGACGCTAACGCAAAGCGCATGGCACAGATGAATGCGAATTTATCTGTTGCACGTCCATTGCGCGTAAGGGGATGGGTGTCACAGGTTTCGGGAACCATTATTCGGGCAGTGGTGCCCGGTGTAAAAATAGGTGAATTATGTCGTTTAGTTGATCCTGAAAATAATAGTTTTGTTCTTGCAGAAGTGGTTGGCTTTGATGAACACCAAGCACTCTTGACCCCGATGGGTGACATGATGGGGATCTCAAACAGCACAGAGGTGATCCCAACAGGCAAACCTCACCAAATTAGGGTGGGTGAGCACCTACTCGGTGAAGTGGTTGATGGCCTTGGTCAACCGATGAATAAGGACGAACACGCTGACTCTGAAAAAGGCGCATTAATCAGTGTGTATGCTGATGCACCAAATGCAATGACGCGAAATACCATCGAAAAACCACTCTCTTTGGGTGTTAAAGCCATTGACGGTGTGTTGAGTTGTGGCGAGGGGCAACGTCTCGGAATTTTTGCGGCTGCAGGCGGTGGTAAAAGTACCTTACTTGCCATGCTTATTCGAAATGCTGATGTTGATATCACAGTACTTGCGCTTATTGGTGAACGTGGACGTGAAGTACGCGAGTTTATTGAGCGTGATTTAGGCGAAGAAGGCCGTAAAAAAGCAGTACTTGTTGTAGCTACATCAGATAGACCCGCGATGGAACGGGCAAAAGCAGCCCTTGTTGCTACTTCAATAGCAGAGCATTTTCGTGATCAGGGTAAAAAAGTTCTGCTGTTAATGGATTCTGTAACACGCTATGCGCGGGCGCTTCGCGAAATTGGTCTCGCAGCAGGCGAGCCGCCAACACGTCGTGGTTACCCACCTTCAGTATTTGCAGCATTACCGCAATTAATGGAGCGCGCAGGTCAATCAAATACCAGTTCGATTACGGCGTTATACACAGTTTTGGTTGAAGGTGATGATATGACCGAGCCAGTTGCCGATGAAACGCGCTCAATATTAGATGGCCATATTGTATTGTCTCGAGAGCTTGCTGCTGCGGCACATTATCCGGCAATTGATGTATTACAAAGTGCCAGTCGTGTGATGAATCATTTTGTTAGTTCAGGCCATAAACAGGCGGCACTAAGTTTACGAAATGCGCTTGCTAAATACAAAGAAGTCGAACTGCTTATTCGAATTGGTGAATACCAAAAAGGACAAGACCAAGAAACGGATAAGGCTGTGGAGGTCATTGACCGGGTGAAAGCATTTTTACAACAAGGCACAGAAGAAAACATTCCGTTTGATAAGTCTGCCGAGATGTTACAGGCGTTATTTAAATGA
- the sctO gene encoding type III secretion system stalk subunit SctO — translation MMLERLQQIKQRQRDKSEQALLQAGARLRALETELKGHIETLEEYIVWRKDQEKALYQQAHDAFLTRSGVDKFRLKIANLRSHDATLKKNIATCEQQIEAAKNTVQVCQAGLQTANKAMEKFASLIALENTKRALLANRNEENQLDEFVTSRFSGMKSI, via the coding sequence ATGATGCTTGAACGCTTACAACAAATAAAACAACGCCAACGAGACAAATCAGAGCAAGCACTGTTGCAAGCTGGTGCAAGGTTGCGTGCGTTAGAAACGGAACTTAAGGGACACATTGAAACGTTAGAAGAGTATATCGTGTGGCGAAAAGATCAAGAAAAAGCCCTCTATCAGCAGGCACATGATGCGTTTTTAACACGTTCTGGCGTTGATAAGTTTCGCCTCAAAATTGCCAACCTTCGCAGCCATGATGCGACCTTGAAAAAAAATATCGCGACGTGTGAACAGCAGATTGAAGCGGCAAAAAACACGGTTCAGGTATGTCAGGCTGGGTTACAAACAGCGAATAAAGCGATGGAAAAGTTTGCTTCTTTAATTGCACTTGAAAACACAAAGCGTGCATTACTGGCCAATCGCAACGAAGAAAACCAACTCGATGAATTTGTGACATCGCGCTTTTCGGGAATGAAATCCATATGA
- the sctQ gene encoding type III secretion system cytoplasmic ring protein SctQ — MMVEKFELATTAPEQVRFTNLLLKQPLRLVSELVTCHQLHQISKPQGELVKIECAVGQQSFSLFATHAALQTWLERQGYALSITSLPSALLEALIEKLLSPLQGSFKQLFGEFVAIASISLSSPYKADEESFCCEFTLSTPDDLALIIALKQHQLASLISQNPTSVRQGLSAIDLKLSVSMGKTTLPQTDYLALACGDVVFFDQCYFDKEQRVCLLIENTPAWQAKLNNHTITIEHSWSNTMSEEQLAQPNAVFDLNTVQVELDFSLPSKTLSLPDVQNLQPGYVFESDCNPDSPILIKVNNQVIANGELVKVGEKLGVRILDVAGN; from the coding sequence ATGATGGTTGAAAAATTCGAATTAGCCACGACAGCACCTGAACAAGTTAGGTTTACTAATTTATTACTAAAACAACCGCTAAGACTCGTATCAGAACTGGTAACCTGTCATCAGTTGCATCAAATCTCAAAGCCGCAGGGGGAGCTGGTTAAAATTGAGTGTGCAGTCGGGCAACAGTCATTTAGTCTATTCGCAACCCATGCTGCACTGCAGACATGGCTTGAAAGACAAGGGTATGCATTAAGTATTACCTCCTTACCTTCGGCTTTACTTGAAGCTTTGATTGAAAAACTGCTGTCACCACTTCAAGGCAGTTTCAAACAATTATTCGGTGAATTTGTAGCGATTGCATCGATCTCACTTTCTTCACCTTACAAAGCAGATGAAGAGTCTTTTTGCTGCGAATTTACACTAAGTACACCCGACGATTTAGCCTTAATTATCGCGTTAAAACAACACCAGCTAGCGAGCTTAATTTCACAAAACCCAACATCAGTAAGACAAGGTCTTTCGGCAATCGACCTCAAGCTTAGTGTTAGCATGGGTAAAACAACTTTGCCTCAAACCGACTACTTAGCGCTTGCTTGCGGCGATGTTGTGTTTTTTGACCAATGTTATTTCGACAAAGAGCAGCGTGTTTGTCTTTTGATAGAAAACACACCTGCTTGGCAAGCAAAGCTTAATAACCACACCATCACAATTGAACATTCTTGGAGTAATACCATGAGCGAAGAGCAACTTGCACAACCTAATGCGGTATTTGATTTAAATACTGTTCAAGTTGAATTGGATTTTTCTTTACCATCAAAGACCTTGTCTTTACCGGATGTGCAGAACCTTCAACCAGGTTATGTGTTTGAAAGTGATTGCAACCCCGATTCCCCAATTTTGATAAAAGTGAATAATCAAGTGATTGCCAATGGCGAATTAGTCAAAGTAGGAGAAAAACTGGGTGTACGTATCTTGGATGTAGCTGGAAACTAA
- the sctR gene encoding type III secretion system export apparatus subunit SctR — MLGNDLDYVSLIIALGALALVPFLAVMATSFIKIVIVFSLLRNALGVQQTPPNMALYGVAMVLTLYVMAPVGFEVKEYMDNNPEVVESPERFGELIDNGLKPYLQFLHKNTTETERDFFINKAHELWPEKHAKTLNENSLLVLMPAFTVTQITEAFKIGFLIYLPFLVIDLIVSNILLAMGMMMVSPMTISLPFKLLVFVLLDGWTRLTHGLIAGY, encoded by the coding sequence ATGCTCGGCAATGATTTAGATTACGTTTCGTTAATTATTGCTTTAGGCGCATTAGCCCTTGTGCCCTTTTTAGCAGTGATGGCGACTTCATTTATAAAAATAGTGATTGTATTTTCACTATTAAGAAATGCGCTAGGTGTGCAGCAAACACCACCGAATATGGCACTTTACGGTGTTGCAATGGTGTTGACCTTGTACGTGATGGCTCCTGTGGGTTTTGAAGTAAAAGAGTATATGGATAACAACCCTGAAGTAGTTGAATCGCCAGAACGATTTGGCGAATTAATTGATAATGGGCTTAAGCCGTACTTACAATTTCTTCATAAAAATACCACCGAAACGGAGCGTGATTTTTTTATTAATAAAGCACACGAGCTGTGGCCTGAAAAACATGCTAAAACGTTGAATGAAAACAGTCTTTTAGTACTGATGCCAGCGTTTACAGTCACACAAATCACAGAAGCATTTAAAATAGGCTTTTTGATCTACTTACCGTTTCTTGTAATCGATTTGATTGTGTCAAATATCTTATTGGCAATGGGTATGATGATGGTGTCGCCGATGACAATTTCATTGCCATTTAAATTATTAGTATTTGTGTTACTTGATGGTTGGACACGTCTTACACATGGTTTAATCGCGGGGTATTAA
- the sctS gene encoding type III secretion system export apparatus subunit SctS has protein sequence MNLSTAELIQLANEALYLTLILSLPTIVAASLVGTLTSLVQALTQIQEQTLSFVLKLIAVVVTLMITGNWMGQEISTLTDNIFKAIGG, from the coding sequence GTGAATTTGTCGACAGCGGAACTTATCCAACTAGCGAATGAAGCACTGTATTTAACCTTGATTTTATCATTGCCAACTATTGTTGCCGCATCATTAGTAGGTACCCTAACAAGTTTGGTACAAGCATTAACGCAAATTCAAGAGCAAACCCTATCGTTTGTGCTAAAGCTTATTGCTGTAGTTGTCACTTTGATGATTACAGGCAATTGGATGGGACAAGAGATTAGTACTTTGACCGACAATATCTTTAAAGCGATTGGTGGTTAG
- the sctT gene encoding type III secretion system export apparatus subunit SctT: MLDAAGLEQIIKTYLLGVPRLTVAFMILPVLSKSVLGGSMVRNGAMLSFALFIYPMTADSLPPDLSLADYFTILIKEMTLGLVIGYMAAVPFWIAEGVGFFIDNQRGAAMASSVNPIMGEQTSPLGIFMTQIMVTIFVISGAFLSLIIVMVQSYAVWPVGVLLPQFMTGLDTFILSQLDLVMELVVVLSAPVILAMFLSEFSLALISRFAPQLNVFFLAMPVKSAIALFVLILYLKYLVEHLYDLIEKTPSQIIEFMISSF; this comes from the coding sequence ATGTTAGATGCGGCAGGGCTTGAACAAATCATCAAAACCTATCTGCTCGGTGTACCGCGTTTAACGGTAGCATTTATGATACTACCGGTATTAAGTAAGTCTGTGTTAGGTGGCAGCATGGTACGAAATGGCGCCATGTTGTCGTTTGCACTTTTTATCTACCCAATGACCGCAGACTCATTGCCACCAGATTTATCGTTAGCGGACTACTTTACGATATTAATTAAAGAAATGACGTTAGGGTTGGTGATTGGATATATGGCGGCTGTGCCATTTTGGATTGCCGAAGGCGTTGGCTTTTTTATTGATAACCAACGCGGCGCGGCGATGGCGAGCTCGGTCAACCCTATTATGGGCGAGCAGACTTCACCGCTGGGTATCTTTATGACTCAAATAATGGTCACCATTTTTGTTATTAGCGGCGCGTTTTTATCGCTTATCATTGTTATGGTGCAAAGTTACGCTGTGTGGCCAGTTGGTGTGTTGTTGCCACAGTTTATGACAGGGTTAGACACGTTTATTTTGAGCCAATTAGATTTAGTGATGGAATTGGTTGTTGTGTTGTCTGCACCCGTAATTCTAGCCATGTTTTTATCTGAATTTTCGCTGGCATTAATTAGCCGATTTGCACCCCAACTGAATGTGTTTTTTCTTGCTATGCCAGTGAAAAGTGCGATTGCGCTCTTTGTATTAATTTTATATCTAAAATACTTAGTAGAGCACTTATACGATTTAATCGAAAAAACACCCAGTCAAATCATTGAATTTATGATTAGCTCCTTTTAG
- the sctU gene encoding type III secretion system export apparatus subunit SctU, whose product MSEKTEQPTPKKLKDAKKDGQVAKSKEIVSLAMLLAVMGYFYIFGTVLLEQIMTLFSLPTHFYDRVDNHTFNQTIGQILLLFLLQTMKMLAPLLSIVFLTGIISNLVQSGWIMSAKPIKPELKKISPKEGAKKIFSFKNLMEFIKSLIKIIVLSYTAYFILTNEMKTLMAIPHCGAACAFTLSGSLVFKLILYCLGVFIFLAAADYLLEMKQHKKQLMMSHDEVKREYKEMEGSPEIKGRRKQLHQELMEEQVEARVKSSDVIVTNPTRIAVGLKYDATAAPLPYVTIKGELLSAKKIRTIAEKHGVPVIRQKYLARGLFAKVEMDNFITEEYIEAVADIIRFVRSLDNNHSEEIESDDIYY is encoded by the coding sequence GTGTCTGAAAAAACTGAACAACCCACCCCGAAGAAGCTCAAAGATGCTAAAAAAGATGGTCAGGTTGCGAAAAGCAAAGAAATTGTCTCGCTCGCGATGTTGCTTGCTGTAATGGGCTATTTCTATATTTTTGGTACAGTGTTACTTGAACAGATTATGACACTATTCAGTTTACCAACGCATTTCTATGATCGTGTCGATAATCACACATTTAATCAAACCATTGGCCAAATTTTATTATTGTTTTTATTGCAGACGATGAAAATGCTTGCGCCATTACTGTCAATCGTTTTTCTCACTGGCATCATCAGTAATTTAGTACAAAGTGGCTGGATTATGAGCGCCAAACCAATCAAGCCAGAGCTTAAAAAAATAAGCCCCAAAGAAGGCGCAAAAAAAATATTTAGCTTTAAGAACTTAATGGAGTTCATTAAGTCGCTGATTAAAATTATTGTGCTGAGCTACACCGCCTATTTTATTCTCACCAATGAAATGAAAACGCTGATGGCAATACCTCACTGTGGCGCTGCGTGTGCCTTTACGTTATCAGGCAGCTTAGTATTTAAATTAATTTTGTATTGCTTAGGTGTGTTTATCTTTTTGGCAGCCGCTGACTATTTGCTCGAAATGAAACAGCATAAAAAACAGCTGATGATGAGTCATGATGAAGTTAAACGTGAATATAAAGAGATGGAAGGCAGCCCAGAAATTAAAGGGCGCCGCAAACAGTTGCATCAAGAGTTGATGGAAGAGCAAGTTGAAGCAAGAGTTAAATCTTCCGATGTGATTGTGACTAACCCAACGCGAATAGCTGTAGGCTTAAAATATGATGCAACCGCAGCACCATTACCCTATGTCACGATTAAAGGTGAACTACTCTCGGCAAAGAAAATTCGAACCATTGCTGAAAAACATGGTGTGCCAGTTATCCGCCAAAAATATTTAGCACGTGGTTTGTTTGCAAAGGTTGAAATGGATAACTTTATTACAGAGGAATACATTGAAGCAGTCGCAGACATTATCCGTTTTGTGCGCAGTTTAGATAATAATCATTCTGAAGAAATTGAATCTGATGATATTTATTATTAA
- a CDS encoding CHASE2 domain-containing protein, whose product MSTPIKTLIIRSFISLTVLCAIALSELGYIRNPLLEKLENVLYDIRLTTTMINTKSDNIVIIDIDEKSLVNHGQWPWRRDVIANLVNILFDHYEIKSLGFDMVFAEPQDNSALAVIDQISRISPNLELTELRTQYQFDNQFAESLFVRNVILGYVFKQSNSQNRDQRVGMLPQAIASTDVLGEAALHINHATSFTGNTAALQSAADFGGFFDYFRNQSTLRQVPLLQAFEGKLYPSLALQLAAVSIDANYHFNLNEHGNLLESIQINDHIIPISPNASMYVPFRGPMGSFNYLSATDIMSQKLEKSRLKDKIAIVGTSAAGLLDLRSTPVGKSYAGVEVHANTVSGILEQRVKAKPDYTLAIELLLMLTFALLMTFIFPVLTPKLGFLFLLCVTCMALVINLYCWQTLNLILNLAPLLILIALTAFFHINYNFFIEQKNKRALSKVFSQYIPSQVVEEFDLDEAKMSLTGDSREMTVFFADVRNFTSISESMSPTQLTQLMNAFLTPITREIHNTKGTIDKYMGDAVMAFWGAPIKDQNHANHAVASAKSIFDKLPELNEQLKRNNWPLIRIGIGLASGEMNVGNMGSEFRVAYSVLGDTVNLGSRLEGLTKVYGVPILVNENTKILANEHKFMRIDRVRVKGKQQPITLYTPILFDETYCQQFENALELYWQKEFSLAKQHFDKMNQASLHTLTSLFSKRCEQFLAQPPATNWDGVFQHSTK is encoded by the coding sequence TTGAGCACGCCAATTAAAACCTTAATTATACGCTCTTTTATTAGCCTAACGGTGTTATGTGCTATTGCACTTTCAGAGCTTGGTTACATCCGTAATCCGCTATTGGAAAAATTGGAAAATGTGCTTTATGACATACGATTAACAACCACGATGATCAATACCAAAAGTGATAACATTGTCATTATTGATATCGATGAAAAAAGTTTAGTTAATCATGGTCAGTGGCCATGGCGAAGAGATGTTATCGCAAACCTTGTAAATATCTTATTTGATCACTATGAAATTAAAAGTTTAGGTTTTGATATGGTATTTGCTGAGCCGCAAGATAACTCAGCGTTGGCTGTGATTGACCAAATATCACGCATCAGTCCCAACCTTGAGTTAACCGAGTTGCGAACTCAATACCAGTTTGATAATCAATTTGCCGAGTCTCTTTTCGTACGCAATGTGATACTCGGTTATGTTTTTAAGCAATCAAATAGTCAAAACCGTGACCAACGTGTTGGAATGCTCCCACAGGCTATTGCTTCAACTGATGTACTAGGCGAAGCGGCTTTACATATCAATCATGCAACAAGCTTTACAGGTAATACAGCAGCATTACAATCCGCTGCTGATTTTGGTGGTTTTTTTGACTATTTCCGCAACCAAAGTACATTGCGGCAAGTGCCGTTATTGCAAGCCTTTGAAGGCAAACTCTACCCCTCTCTCGCTTTACAATTGGCTGCTGTGAGCATAGATGCCAATTATCACTTTAATTTAAATGAACACGGTAACTTACTTGAGTCCATCCAAATTAATGACCATATTATTCCAATTAGCCCAAATGCATCAATGTATGTGCCTTTTCGCGGCCCGATGGGTAGTTTCAACTACTTGTCAGCAACCGATATCATGTCACAAAAGTTAGAAAAGTCTCGCCTTAAAGACAAGATAGCCATTGTTGGTACCAGCGCCGCGGGGTTACTAGATTTGCGCTCTACCCCTGTTGGCAAAAGCTATGCGGGGGTTGAAGTGCATGCCAATACAGTCTCTGGAATTTTAGAACAACGCGTCAAAGCAAAACCCGATTACACCCTCGCTATTGAATTATTACTGATGCTTACCTTTGCCTTACTGATGACGTTTATTTTCCCCGTATTAACACCAAAGCTTGGATTTTTATTTTTACTTTGTGTTACCTGTATGGCACTGGTAATCAACCTGTATTGTTGGCAAACACTCAATCTTATTTTAAATCTAGCACCACTACTTATACTCATTGCACTCACTGCATTTTTTCACATTAACTATAACTTTTTTATTGAACAAAAAAATAAACGCGCGCTCAGTAAGGTGTTTAGCCAATATATTCCAAGCCAAGTTGTTGAGGAATTTGATCTCGATGAAGCAAAAATGTCGTTAACGGGCGATAGTCGTGAAATGACCGTCTTTTTTGCAGATGTACGAAATTTCACAAGTATTTCAGAAAGCATGTCACCGACGCAATTAACCCAATTAATGAATGCTTTTTTAACCCCTATCACGCGAGAGATCCACAACACAAAAGGTACCATTGATAAATACATGGGCGATGCTGTTATGGCTTTTTGGGGCGCACCTATAAAAGATCAAAATCATGCGAATCATGCTGTCGCATCAGCAAAGAGTATTTTTGATAAATTACCTGAATTGAACGAACAACTTAAACGTAATAATTGGCCACTTATCCGCATCGGTATTGGACTTGCTAGTGGTGAAATGAATGTTGGCAATATGGGGTCTGAATTTCGAGTAGCGTACTCGGTTCTGGGTGACACGGTTAATTTGGGCTCAAGACTTGAAGGCTTAACAAAAGTCTACGGTGTGCCAATTTTAGTTAATGAAAACACTAAAATACTTGCTAACGAGCATAAATTTATGCGAATTGATCGGGTGCGTGTAAAGGGCAAACAGCAGCCAATCACCCTATATACACCTATACTTTTTGATGAAACGTATTGTCAGCAATTTGAAAACGCGCTCGAACTATACTGGCAAAAGGAGTTCAGTTTAGCAAAACAACATTTTGACAAGATGAACCAAGCTAGTTTACATACCTTAACGTCGCTTTTTTCAAAACGTTGTGAACAATTTCTCGCACAGCCACCAGCGACTAATTGGGACGGTGTTTTCCAACATAGCACTAAATAA